The proteins below are encoded in one region of Fimbriimonadaceae bacterium:
- a CDS encoding FAD-dependent oxidoreductase, protein MRVGIVGAGISGLGAARELARNGHEVVVFEKSKGVGGRCATRRVNGYVFDTGATSIAPRSQALNDAILNQLDRTDLVIIDKPIYTHDGSRILRGSMGKGLAERYCYAPGISKLGKLLAEGLDVRLEAEVTAIERPGDGGFCLAGEVFDVVVLTAPAPQAEALLRNARDTRKLANAKYRPCLSVLLGYETPLETPYHALIEPDQRLPLTWLSVETMKVPGHRAPGLGTALVAQMSPSYSRLRFEATADRIIDETLIDVVRLLGQPFQTPDVSDVKRWRYSQPETTASFESANPPGTRLVVAGDGLLGGRIELAYETGLRAARHIQGLNS, encoded by the coding sequence ATGAGGGTCGGCATCGTCGGGGCGGGGATCTCTGGACTGGGCGCGGCGCGTGAGCTTGCAAGGAACGGGCACGAGGTGGTCGTCTTCGAGAAGTCGAAGGGGGTCGGTGGCCGGTGTGCCACCCGGCGCGTGAACGGCTACGTCTTCGACACCGGCGCAACGTCCATCGCCCCGCGCAGCCAAGCTCTGAACGACGCCATCCTAAACCAGCTCGACCGGACGGACCTTGTCATCATCGACAAGCCGATCTACACCCACGACGGCTCGCGCATCCTGCGGGGCTCCATGGGGAAGGGACTGGCCGAGCGTTACTGCTATGCCCCGGGAATCTCGAAGCTGGGCAAGCTGCTCGCGGAGGGGCTGGACGTCCGGCTGGAAGCCGAGGTGACCGCGATCGAGCGGCCCGGGGACGGTGGCTTCTGCCTGGCGGGAGAGGTTTTCGACGTGGTCGTGCTGACCGCGCCCGCCCCCCAGGCGGAAGCACTCTTGCGCAATGCGCGCGACACCAGGAAGCTCGCGAACGCCAAGTACCGGCCGTGCCTCAGCGTCCTCCTCGGCTATGAGACACCGCTCGAGACGCCCTACCACGCGCTGATCGAACCGGACCAGCGACTTCCCCTGACCTGGCTGAGCGTGGAGACTATGAAGGTGCCGGGCCACCGGGCGCCTGGGCTCGGGACCGCGTTGGTCGCCCAGATGAGCCCTTCTTACAGTCGGTTGCGCTTTGAAGCGACTGCAGACCGCATCATCGACGAGACCTTGATCGATGTCGTGCGGTTGCTAGGCCAGCCCTTCCAGACGCCGGACGTCTCGGACGTGAAGCGTTGGCGGTACAGCCAGCCCGAAACGACCGCTTCGTTCGAATCGGCAAATCCGCCCGGGACACGGCTGGTCGTCGCGGGGGACGGCCTGCTCGGGGGCCGGATCGAACTCGCCTATGAGACGGGCCTCCGTGCCGCCCGTCATATCCAAGGATTGAACTCATGA
- the dapB gene encoding 4-hydroxy-tetrahydrodipicolinate reductase translates to MSDTPIRVCLVGAAGKMGRHVLRALGTDRRFQVVSAIDRQSIGQSCREIAGPESPDLVIGDAVGAALEATPTDVLVDFTHPSAAAAHAQSALKRRVPPVIGTSGLSNEDVACVRDACNEFQTPAMIVPNFAIGALLMMRFAEMAAAWMPFVEVIEYHNPAKADAPSGTAIHTAELIKAARQKAVGHGSSVEKFPGARGADVKGVRVHSVRLPGLVAHQEILFGGDGEQLTLRHDSLDRVSFMEGVKLACLEVRSFTGLVTGLDKVMFR, encoded by the coding sequence ATGAGTGACACTCCCATTCGCGTCTGCTTAGTCGGGGCCGCGGGGAAGATGGGCCGCCATGTCCTGCGCGCCTTGGGGACGGACCGTCGGTTCCAGGTCGTCTCGGCCATCGACCGCCAATCCATCGGCCAGTCCTGCCGGGAGATCGCGGGGCCCGAATCGCCGGACTTGGTGATCGGCGACGCAGTGGGCGCGGCCTTGGAGGCCACCCCTACCGACGTCCTCGTCGACTTCACCCACCCCAGCGCGGCCGCAGCCCACGCCCAATCTGCCCTGAAGCGGCGCGTCCCCCCGGTCATTGGCACGAGCGGACTGAGCAACGAGGACGTCGCCTGCGTCCGCGACGCCTGCAACGAGTTCCAGACCCCGGCGATGATCGTCCCCAACTTCGCGATCGGCGCCCTGCTCATGATGCGCTTTGCCGAGATGGCGGCCGCTTGGATGCCGTTCGTCGAGGTCATCGAGTATCACAACCCGGCCAAGGCCGACGCTCCCAGCGGCACCGCCATCCACACGGCCGAACTGATCAAGGCGGCGCGGCAGAAGGCGGTCGGCCATGGGAGCTCCGTGGAGAAGTTTCCCGGTGCCAGGGGCGCGGACGTGAAGGGCGTGCGGGTCCACTCCGTCCGGCTGCCCGGGCTGGTCGCCCACCAGGAGATCCTCTTTGGCGGGGATGGGGAGCAGCTCACGTTGCGCCACGACTCGCTCGACCGGGTGTCGTTCATGGAAGGGGTGAAGCTGGCCTGCCTGGAGGTCCGCTCCTTCACGGGACTCGTCACCGGGCTCGACAAGGTCATGTTCCGCTGA
- a CDS encoding site-specific integrase, which yields MKPRWDEANRRWEASVGSGKSRKWFRSKVEGEEGCAIVERKMAEYIEGPPDLPPGSLAEFVQTVWWPVLKTPGRTTLATRKGYKRALDKWIAPLQPLKLVDLRLEVLQPWVASLTEQLGSAKSVHNVFGVLASAMELAHKTGRISHRDHRLVALPETEAFVATTLDPAQYRQLLDAAAGSDMEGPVFAAGTLALRRDEVCGLKIPNVELLEDRAVVSVRFNRQPHGEEERLKGKKRGQARVLVVPRPWGERLLAFAPEGAVYLFCHKGKPVHPEWVSEQMPELCKEAGVPRVRFHDLRHSAATNLRAAGVPETFIQRAVLGHSSIKTTMLYLEDRGDEMLGYFRRLGG from the coding sequence ATGAAGCCGAGGTGGGACGAAGCCAATCGGCGTTGGGAAGCCAGCGTGGGCTCGGGCAAGTCGCGAAAGTGGTTCCGTAGCAAGGTCGAGGGCGAAGAAGGCTGCGCTATCGTCGAGCGAAAGATGGCCGAGTACATCGAGGGCCCGCCCGACCTGCCGCCGGGATCGCTCGCCGAGTTCGTCCAGACCGTTTGGTGGCCAGTCCTCAAAACGCCTGGCCGCACGACCTTGGCCACGCGGAAGGGCTACAAACGAGCTCTCGACAAGTGGATCGCGCCGCTTCAGCCATTGAAGCTGGTCGACCTGCGCCTCGAAGTACTTCAGCCCTGGGTGGCGTCTCTTACGGAGCAGCTCGGCTCGGCCAAGTCTGTCCATAACGTCTTCGGCGTCTTAGCCTCGGCGATGGAGCTCGCCCACAAGACGGGCCGGATATCTCACCGCGACCACCGCCTGGTCGCCCTGCCTGAGACGGAAGCCTTCGTGGCCACTACGCTGGATCCGGCCCAGTATCGGCAGCTCCTCGATGCGGCAGCCGGCAGCGACATGGAAGGCCCGGTCTTTGCGGCCGGCACCCTCGCTCTTCGACGGGACGAGGTGTGCGGGCTAAAGATCCCGAACGTCGAGCTGCTCGAGGATCGGGCCGTCGTTTCCGTCCGCTTCAACCGGCAGCCGCACGGTGAGGAAGAGCGGCTCAAGGGCAAGAAGCGTGGCCAAGCGAGAGTCTTGGTCGTCCCCAGGCCATGGGGTGAGCGGCTCCTCGCATTTGCACCCGAAGGCGCTGTCTATCTCTTCTGCCACAAGGGCAAGCCCGTCCATCCCGAATGGGTCTCAGAACAGATGCCAGAGCTCTGCAAAGAGGCCGGCGTCCCTCGAGTCCGCTTCCACGACCTGAGGCACTCCGCGGCTACGAACCTCCGGGCCGCCGGTGTACCCGAGACCTTCATTCAGCGGGCCGTGCTGGGGCACTCCAGCATAAAGACGACGATGCTGTACCTCGAGGATCGAGGAGATGAGATGCTGGGTTATTTCCGCAGGCTCGGCGGTTAG
- a CDS encoding DUF3850 domain-containing protein has translation MAKVHVLKTSRPYFKSVKAGNKHFEIRRNDRNFKKGDRLILVEVTSLGATTGRYIDVTVGYVLQDNPELGLAEGFAVLSLNPSRTLCHAPRAKTDRMIGIVPEATEDAEGDD, from the coding sequence ATGGCTAAAGTCCACGTCCTTAAAACCTCGCGGCCCTACTTCAAATCGGTCAAGGCCGGCAATAAGCACTTCGAGATCAGGAGGAACGACCGAAACTTCAAGAAGGGCGACCGCCTTATTTTGGTCGAGGTCACCAGCTTAGGCGCCACAACGGGGCGTTATATCGACGTCACCGTCGGCTATGTCTTGCAGGACAACCCCGAATTAGGGCTTGCCGAAGGTTTCGCCGTCTTATCGCTTAACCCGAGTCGCACCCTTTGCCACGCGCCAAGGGCCAAGACCGACCGGATGATCGGGATCGTTCCGGAAGCCACGGAAGACGCAGAAGGGGATGATTAG
- a CDS encoding DNA cytosine methyltransferase: MSLFLQHLLDVHEELIVDLFAGGGGASAGIEQATGRMVDIAINHDREAVALHQANHPQTLHLVSDVFEVDPREVTRGRPVGFLWASPDCTYHSKARGGKPIRHANSKRRALAWVVTRWAGTVRPRVIMLENVEEFADWGPLVGPPDALRPCKRRRGRSFRRWVKSLEEHGYEVEWRELRACDYGAPTIRKRLYLIARCDGRPIVWPEPTHGPGRAKPYRAAAECIDWSEPLLSIFATREEAKAWGKELGRPSPIRPLAEKTMRRIARGVKRFVLDNPKPFLVTLNHGGDWQRPWDISEPMRTVTSARDAHGLVSPLLVPRYGERKGQAPRSRSIEEPSPVVVPSGNGAGLVAASLSSYHSEKGPDDVRGCEVDDPIHTIDTQNRHALVAGFLAQHNGGFYDSRNGAGRPLDEPNGAVCADGSFQSLCAATLIEQHGTADAAEIDRPLQTISAGGRHHGLVAAHLATNTTGHSGGAADAPAPTIATGGHHAVIAAHFVTNNNSRSPSYGADQPCHTVVSDGARHNLVAAHIQRDFGQSVGSHAGDPIGTVTGGGQGKAALVASFLAKYHGTATGAPVDEPVHTVSTCDRFGLVTVDIDEQTFVVDDIAMRMLQPRELYLAQGFRPGYIIDRGADGKPLTKTAQVRMVGNSVSPPVAEALVRANAQSLIVRDYRRTG; this comes from the coding sequence GTGAGCCTCTTCCTGCAGCATCTGCTAGACGTCCATGAAGAGCTAATCGTCGACCTCTTCGCTGGCGGTGGCGGCGCTTCGGCCGGGATTGAGCAGGCGACCGGGCGGATGGTCGATATCGCCATCAACCACGATCGCGAGGCGGTCGCCCTTCACCAAGCCAACCATCCCCAGACGTTGCACCTTGTAAGCGACGTCTTCGAGGTCGATCCCCGAGAGGTTACAAGGGGGAGGCCGGTCGGATTCCTCTGGGCGAGTCCGGACTGCACCTACCACAGCAAGGCAAGGGGCGGCAAGCCGATCCGCCACGCCAACAGCAAGCGCCGCGCGCTCGCCTGGGTCGTCACTCGATGGGCAGGAACGGTCAGGCCGCGCGTGATCATGCTCGAGAACGTCGAGGAGTTCGCCGACTGGGGGCCGCTCGTCGGCCCTCCCGATGCGCTGCGACCGTGCAAGCGCAGGCGCGGAAGGTCGTTCCGCCGCTGGGTCAAGTCGCTGGAGGAGCACGGGTACGAGGTCGAGTGGCGGGAGCTCAGGGCTTGCGACTATGGGGCGCCGACCATCCGAAAGCGGCTCTACTTGATCGCCCGCTGCGACGGCCGGCCGATCGTCTGGCCCGAGCCGACCCATGGCCCGGGCAGGGCCAAGCCGTACCGTGCCGCTGCGGAGTGCATCGACTGGTCGGAACCGTTGCTGTCGATCTTCGCCACGCGCGAAGAGGCTAAGGCGTGGGGCAAGGAGCTCGGCAGGCCATCGCCGATCCGCCCGCTTGCCGAGAAGACGATGCGCCGCATCGCACGAGGGGTGAAGCGGTTTGTACTCGACAATCCGAAGCCCTTCCTCGTCACCCTTAACCACGGGGGCGACTGGCAACGGCCATGGGACATCTCCGAACCGATGCGCACGGTCACCAGCGCAAGGGACGCGCACGGCCTGGTCTCTCCGTTGCTCGTGCCCCGCTACGGCGAGAGGAAGGGCCAAGCACCTAGAAGTCGGTCCATCGAAGAGCCGTCGCCGGTGGTCGTCCCCTCTGGCAACGGGGCCGGACTTGTCGCCGCGAGCCTTAGTAGTTACCACTCCGAGAAAGGGCCGGACGATGTTCGCGGATGCGAGGTCGACGATCCGATCCATACCATCGACACACAGAACCGCCACGCGCTGGTGGCGGGATTCCTCGCCCAGCACAACGGCGGTTTCTACGATTCAAGGAACGGGGCCGGTCGGCCGCTTGACGAGCCAAACGGAGCGGTCTGCGCCGACGGATCGTTCCAGAGCCTGTGCGCTGCGACCCTGATCGAACAGCACGGCACGGCCGACGCTGCCGAGATCGACCGGCCACTGCAGACTATCTCTGCAGGCGGAAGGCACCATGGCTTGGTTGCCGCTCATCTTGCGACGAACACCACCGGTCATAGCGGAGGAGCCGCGGACGCCCCAGCCCCTACTATCGCGACGGGTGGTCACCACGCTGTGATTGCCGCTCATTTCGTCACGAACAACAATTCGAGGAGCCCTTCGTACGGCGCTGACCAGCCGTGCCATACGGTGGTGAGCGATGGAGCCAGGCACAACCTGGTCGCGGCACACATCCAGCGCGACTTCGGCCAGAGCGTCGGCTCTCATGCCGGCGATCCGATTGGCACGGTTACCGGGGGCGGGCAAGGAAAGGCGGCGCTAGTCGCTAGTTTCCTTGCCAAGTACCACGGCACCGCTACCGGGGCCCCCGTTGACGAGCCAGTTCACACCGTCTCGACTTGCGACCGATTCGGCTTGGTCACGGTCGATATCGACGAACAGACCTTCGTGGTCGACGACATCGCCATGCGGATGCTCCAGCCGCGCGAGCTCTACCTGGCCCAAGGCTTCCGTCCCGGTTACATCATCGATCGGGGCGCAGACGGCAAGCCGCTCACAAAGACCGCGCAAGTCAGGATGGTCGGCAACTCGGTCAGCCCGCCCGTGGCGGAAGCACTCGTCAGGGCGAACGCTCAGAGCCTGATCGTCCGCGACTACCGGAGGACCGGCTGA
- a CDS encoding KTSC domain-containing protein, whose amino-acid sequence MKSVPIESVGYDLDGQVMHVRMHSGAVYGYSDCPPVEFVRLAMADAPGAYFHANIRGAYPTSVIPTLQVES is encoded by the coding sequence TTGAAGTCTGTGCCGATCGAGTCGGTCGGTTACGACCTTGACGGCCAGGTGATGCACGTGAGGATGCACTCGGGCGCGGTCTACGGATACTCGGACTGCCCTCCTGTCGAGTTTGTCCGCCTAGCCATGGCCGACGCCCCTGGCGCCTATTTCCACGCCAATATCCGGGGCGCCTATCCCACATCGGTCATCCCGACCTTGCAGGTGGAATCGTGA